One Spinacia oleracea cultivar Varoflay chromosome 4, BTI_SOV_V1, whole genome shotgun sequence DNA segment encodes these proteins:
- the LOC110805617 gene encoding probable glutathione S-transferase yields MVNDLVLLDYWASPYAVRVKIALQEKGITNYECREEDLLNAKSSLLFEMNPVYNRIPVLIHNGKPVCESLLIVEYIDEIWKETSPSLLPVDPYDRARARFWADFADKTFITHVRKLWRQKDEIKEDEKKEFIKWVKMLEEELGEKPYFGGNNFGYLDIALIPNYSWFYSYQTSTKLNVAADCPKFIAWVKRCMDRDSVKKSLPNEVKIYQYVLQLKERFTT; encoded by the exons ATGGTTAACGATTTAGTTCTGCTAGATTACTGGGCGAGTCCTTATGCTGTGAGGGTGAAAATAGCACTACAAGAAAAGGGTATTACAAACTACGAATGTCGTGAGGAGGATTTGCTGAATGCTAAAAGCTCACTTCTTTTCGAGATGAACCCGGTTTACAATCGTATTCCGGTTTTAATACACAATGGTAAACCGGTTTGCGAGTCACTCCTGATTGTAGAGTACATTGATGAGATTTGGAAGGAGACATCTCCAAGTTTGTTACCTGTTGATCCTTATGACAGGGCTCGAGCTCGCTTTTGGGCTGATTTTGCCGATAAAACG TTCATCACGCATGTACGCAAGTTATGGAGGCAAAAAGACGAAATTAAGGAGGATGAAAAGAAGGAATTCATAAAATGGGTAAAGATGTTGGAAGAGGAACTTGGAGAAAAGCCTTATTTTGGAGGcaataactttggatatttgGACATCGCACTAATTCCAAATTATAGCTGGTTTTACTCCTATCAGACTTCCACCAAATTGAACGTAGCTGCCGACTGTCCTAAATTCATTGCATGGGTTAAAAGATGTATGGACAGGGATAGTGTCAAAAAATCTTTACCTAATGAGGTTAAAATCTATCAATATGTTCTCCAACTAAAGGAAAGATTCACCACATGA